In the Acidimicrobiales bacterium genome, one interval contains:
- a CDS encoding M15 family metallopeptidase: MQKLFGLFGAGIGGALVGVLVVVATQGSPSSPETTRPSTTSTVPARIAPVPESSADVLLAWTTRQLDTRLTGVARELPEVQVVSEVASHLTDLVASHDSDGGTVDDVDPGWSIPLETIAVDPAAHAQLASVADRDAVATLGPGQALLGRSSAALRRLDVGGTVELTGGHKLVVSGIVEDATIGAAELAVDQATGVEIGVVTPRYLLVAHDSDRATVEAALRAALPADVPVRFRGLGETPYLRQGDAVLPQVRIKERFGEFAYKPPAPGEREFEQDPAWQSENLVSRDMPILGRMRCHRAVVDAIEGALTEIADSGLAALVDPAGFAGCWNPRLVVPGSDMSRHAWGVALDVNYDANPTGRESVQDPRLVDVFRRWGFTWGGKWLLPDPAHLEFVEPPER; the protein is encoded by the coding sequence ATGCAGAAGCTGTTCGGACTCTTCGGCGCCGGGATCGGCGGGGCGCTCGTCGGCGTGCTGGTGGTCGTGGCGACGCAGGGCTCGCCGTCGTCGCCGGAGACCACCCGGCCGTCGACGACCTCCACCGTGCCGGCCAGGATCGCACCGGTCCCCGAGTCGTCGGCCGACGTGCTGCTGGCGTGGACCACCCGCCAGCTCGACACGCGGCTCACGGGCGTGGCGCGTGAGCTCCCCGAGGTGCAGGTGGTGTCCGAGGTGGCGTCCCACCTGACCGACCTCGTCGCCAGCCACGACAGCGACGGCGGCACCGTCGACGACGTCGATCCCGGCTGGTCGATCCCGCTCGAGACCATCGCCGTCGACCCGGCCGCCCACGCCCAGCTGGCCTCGGTCGCCGACCGCGACGCCGTGGCGACGCTCGGGCCGGGACAGGCGCTGCTGGGCCGGTCGTCGGCGGCGCTGCGGCGCCTCGACGTGGGCGGCACCGTCGAGCTGACCGGCGGCCACAAGCTGGTGGTCAGCGGGATCGTGGAGGACGCCACCATCGGTGCCGCCGAGCTGGCGGTCGACCAGGCCACCGGCGTCGAGATCGGGGTGGTCACGCCCCGCTACCTGCTGGTGGCCCACGACAGCGACCGGGCGACCGTCGAGGCGGCGCTGCGGGCGGCCCTGCCGGCCGACGTGCCGGTGCGGTTCCGGGGACTCGGCGAGACGCCGTACCTGCGGCAGGGTGACGCCGTGCTGCCCCAGGTGCGCATCAAGGAGCGGTTCGGGGAGTTCGCCTACAAGCCGCCGGCGCCGGGCGAGCGGGAGTTCGAGCAGGACCCGGCCTGGCAGTCGGAGAACCTGGTGAGCCGCGACATGCCCATCCTCGGGCGGATGCGCTGCCACCGGGCGGTCGTCGACGCCATCGAGGGGGCCCTGACCGAGATCGCCGACTCCGGGCTGGCCGCGCTGGTCGACCCGGCGGGGTTCGCCGGCTGCTGGAACCCCCGGCTGGTGGTGCCGGGCAGCGACATGTCCCGTCATGCCTGGGGCGTGGCGCTCGACGTCAACTACGACGCCAACCCCACCGGCCGGGAGTCCGTGCAGGACCCCCGCCTGGTCGACGTCTTCCGCCGCTGGGGCTTCACCTGGGGCGGCAAGTGGCTCCTCCCCGACCCGGCCCACCTCGAGTTCGTCGAACCCCCCGAGCGTTAG
- the pcrA gene encoding DNA helicase PcrA, whose protein sequence is MAPSSDSSSLLDGLNPVQRDAVAHSDGPLLVVAGAGSGKTRVLTHRIAHLIRDRGVSPFEILAITFTNKAADEMKHRVQALIGPVAQKMWVSTFHSACVRILRRDADLLGFPKQFTIYDQADATRLVGYVIRDLSLDTKRFPSRSIHHAISAAKNDALDPEAYAAAAQTIFERKIADIFREYQARLARAGAMDFDDLLAQALRLLRENPDVLDHYRQRFRYVLVDEYQDTNKVQNDLVILLTSEHRNICVVGDQDQSIYAFRGADMRNIVEFEDAFPDTTVVLLEQNYRSTQTILDAANAVIANNMSRKPKDLWTEVGDGDPIVRYRADDEVDEAQWVSREISRLHDETELSWGDIAVFYRTNAQSRVLEEHLMRVGIPYKVIGGTRFYDRREIKDAIAYLRAVINPTDEVSVKRILNEPKRGIGATSVGKLDAWATAHGSSFMDALRRADDAGVSGKAIRGIEAFLAVLDGVGDLVAGSPGPLLEALLERSGYSEALDVERTVESEGRLENLAELVGAAADFATVDEFLEQISLVSDADQLDDDPSYVVLMTLHAAKGLEFPAVFLIGMEDGVFPHLRSLTEPDQLEEERRLAYVGITRARKRLYLSHAWSRTLFGGTQYNAASRFIDEIPARLVHDIDGNRRASRRSSRESSGYGSGSGSGTRVGAGRERIVEGALRARVPSRSGAETMGLKIGDDVRHNTFGEGVILGLTGDGDKTEAVVRFRDAGEKHLLLSWAPLEKI, encoded by the coding sequence ATGGCCCCCTCCTCCGACTCCTCCTCGCTGCTCGACGGGTTGAACCCGGTCCAACGCGACGCCGTCGCGCACAGCGACGGCCCCCTGCTCGTGGTCGCCGGGGCCGGCTCCGGCAAGACCCGCGTGCTCACGCACCGCATCGCCCACCTGATCCGCGACCGGGGGGTGAGCCCCTTCGAGATCCTGGCGATCACGTTCACCAACAAGGCCGCCGACGAGATGAAGCACCGGGTGCAGGCGCTGATCGGGCCGGTGGCGCAGAAGATGTGGGTGTCCACGTTCCACTCGGCCTGCGTGCGGATCCTGCGGCGCGACGCCGACCTCCTCGGCTTCCCGAAGCAGTTCACGATCTACGACCAGGCCGATGCCACCCGCCTGGTCGGCTACGTGATCCGCGACCTGAGCCTCGACACGAAGCGGTTCCCGTCGCGGTCGATCCACCACGCCATCAGCGCCGCCAAGAACGACGCGCTCGACCCCGAGGCCTACGCCGCCGCGGCGCAGACCATCTTCGAGCGCAAGATCGCCGACATCTTCCGCGAGTACCAGGCCCGCCTGGCCCGGGCCGGCGCCATGGACTTCGACGACCTCCTCGCCCAGGCCCTGCGCCTCCTGCGTGAGAACCCCGACGTCCTCGACCACTACCGCCAGCGCTTCCGCTACGTCCTCGTCGACGAGTACCAGGACACCAACAAGGTCCAGAACGACCTCGTCATCCTCCTCACCTCCGAACACAGAAACATCTGCGTCGTCGGTGACCAGGACCAGTCGATCTACGCCTTTCGAGGTGCGGACATGCGGAACATCGTGGAGTTCGAGGATGCGTTCCCGGATACGACCGTGGTGCTGCTGGAGCAGAACTACCGGTCGACGCAGACCATCCTGGATGCCGCCAACGCCGTCATCGCCAACAACATGTCGCGGAAGCCGAAGGACCTGTGGACCGAGGTGGGCGACGGCGACCCGATCGTCCGCTACCGGGCCGACGACGAGGTCGACGAGGCCCAGTGGGTGTCCCGGGAGATCTCCCGCCTCCACGACGAGACCGAGCTGAGCTGGGGCGACATCGCCGTCTTCTACCGGACGAACGCCCAGAGCCGCGTGCTGGAAGAGCACCTGATGCGGGTCGGCATCCCCTACAAGGTCATCGGCGGCACCCGCTTCTACGACCGGCGCGAGATCAAGGACGCCATCGCCTACCTGCGGGCGGTGATCAACCCCACCGACGAGGTGTCGGTCAAGCGCATCCTCAACGAGCCGAAGCGGGGGATCGGCGCCACGTCGGTCGGCAAGCTCGACGCCTGGGCCACCGCCCACGGGTCCTCCTTCATGGACGCCCTGCGCCGGGCCGACGACGCCGGCGTGTCGGGCAAGGCGATCCGCGGCATCGAGGCCTTCCTGGCGGTGCTCGACGGGGTGGGCGACCTGGTCGCCGGCAGCCCCGGCCCGCTGCTGGAGGCCCTGCTGGAGCGGTCGGGCTACTCGGAGGCGCTCGACGTGGAGCGCACGGTCGAGTCGGAGGGCCGGCTCGAGAACCTGGCCGAGCTGGTCGGCGCCGCCGCCGACTTCGCCACCGTCGACGAGTTCCTCGAGCAGATCAGCCTGGTCAGCGACGCCGACCAGCTCGACGACGACCCGTCCTACGTCGTCCTCATGACGCTGCACGCCGCCAAGGGCCTGGAGTTCCCGGCGGTGTTCCTCATCGGGATGGAGGACGGCGTCTTCCCCCACCTGCGGTCGCTCACCGAGCCCGACCAGCTCGAGGAGGAGCGCCGCCTCGCCTACGTGGGCATCACCCGGGCCCGGAAGCGGCTCTACCTCAGCCACGCCTGGAGCCGCACCCTGTTCGGCGGCACGCAGTACAACGCCGCCAGCCGCTTCATCGACGAGATCCCGGCCCGCCTGGTGCACGACATCGACGGCAACCGCCGGGCATCGCGGCGCAGCAGCCGCGAGTCGTCGGGCTACGGGTCGGGGTCGGGGTCGGGCACCCGGGTCGGGGCCGGCCGCGAGCGGATCGTCGAGGGAGCGCTGCGGGCCCGGGTCCCCAGCCGCAGCGGCGCCGAGACGATGGGCCTCAAGATCGGCGACGACGTGCGCCACAACACCTTCGGGGAGGGGGTGATCCTGGGGCTGACCGGCGACGGCGACAAGACCGAGGCCGTCGTCCGCTTCCGCGACGCCGGCGAGAAGCACCTCCTCCTGTCGTGGGCCCCCCTCGAGAAGATCTAA